From Kiritimatiellales bacterium, a single genomic window includes:
- the lepB gene encoding signal peptidase I translates to MNFFKVRKARKALKEILHYCRHQRNMHEDSLAPEKIAALKILETTGKKARREGDISKMSAAGDAIVVACGKIIPSKKHKKIRENVEVLFVAIAAAMGIRAYFFQPFKIPTGSMQPTLYGITLKNEPTIKASNPVVRIANFVLFGERVKTVTVKAYGRIQLEQDMYGNYRYYGQTSDTSGNNTFIYIGGIKHKIPNSMMEMVNEQARIGKVFRAGDVIASKVMKSGDYILVNRMKYNFIRPRRGDIAVFDTRELTYPQVRKDAYYIKRLVGMPGETLNILPKYLYVNGEKLNDPKFEKIFNAPNYNGYQLAMSAPQRPPLLRPEDSIMLKSDEYLFFGDNTDNSLDGRYFGAVNRRQVMGPAFFVCWPLDRAGFAETDH, encoded by the coding sequence ATGAATTTTTTTAAAGTCCGCAAAGCGCGTAAAGCATTGAAAGAAATCCTGCATTACTGCCGGCATCAGCGCAACATGCACGAAGATAGTCTCGCGCCGGAAAAAATTGCGGCACTGAAAATTCTTGAAACTACAGGGAAAAAAGCACGCAGGGAAGGGGATATCAGCAAAATGAGTGCTGCCGGCGATGCCATTGTAGTCGCATGCGGCAAAATAATACCGTCGAAAAAACATAAAAAAATCCGCGAGAACGTTGAAGTGCTTTTCGTTGCCATTGCCGCCGCGATGGGAATTCGCGCCTACTTTTTTCAACCGTTTAAAATTCCGACCGGCTCCATGCAGCCGACGCTTTACGGAATCACATTAAAAAATGAACCGACAATCAAAGCATCCAATCCTGTCGTGCGCATTGCTAACTTTGTGCTGTTCGGTGAACGCGTAAAAACAGTGACCGTCAAGGCATACGGACGGATTCAGCTTGAGCAGGATATGTACGGAAATTACCGTTATTATGGACAAACCAGCGATACATCCGGCAATAACACCTTCATTTATATCGGCGGTATAAAACACAAAATTCCTAATAGCATGATGGAAATGGTGAATGAGCAGGCGCGCATTGGAAAAGTTTTTCGCGCTGGCGATGTCATCGCGAGTAAAGTCATGAAAAGCGGCGATTATATTCTCGTCAATCGCATGAAATATAATTTTATACGGCCGAGGCGAGGGGACATTGCTGTGTTTGACACGCGTGAACTGACATATCCCCAGGTTCGCAAAGACGCCTATTACATTAAGCGCCTTGTCGGCATGCCGGGAGAAACACTCAATATTCTTCCGAAATATCTTTATGTGAACGGTGAAAAACTGAACGATCCTAAATTTGAAAAAATTTTCAATGCGCCGAATTATAACGGATATCAACTGGCGATGTCAGCGCCGCAACGGCCACCGTTATTGCGTCCAGAGGATTCGATTATGCTGAAGAGCGATGAATATTTATTTTTTGGCGACAACACTGACAACAGTTTAGACGGACGATATTTCGGCGCTGTAAACCGGCGTCAAGTCATGGGTCCGGCGTTCTTTGTTTGCTGGCCGTTAGATCGTGCCGGATTTGCTGAAACCGACCACTAG
- the lepA gene encoding translation elongation factor 4, translating to MANLSHIRNFSIIAHIDHGKSTLADRILQLTGAIEERKMKEQVLDAMDLERERGITIKAHPVSMPYKAQDGKTYLFNLIDTPGHVDFSYEVSRSLQACEGAILVVDAAQGVEAQTVSNAFLAADQHLTIVPVLNKIELPNARPKEVAQQIEDLLAIDVSECIAVSAKTGEGIENVLEAIVARIPAPKPPADHSTRGLVFDSKYDAFRGVVVYLRLFSGSLKPGEKVHMMGTGQEYEIKEVGVFTPDPEIRKELVEGSVGYVIANIKDSAEIQIGDTMTSAKYPADKALPGFKEIHPMVFAGIYPIETSDYEKLGKSLDKLRLNDAALTYQAESSVALGFGFRCGFLGLLHMEIVQERLRREFDLDIIASYPNVIYRILLKDSELLEIDNPTLLPDPALIENMEEPFIKATIITPTSCMGDMMQLVMEKRGDITHTDSIDSQRVMLTCDLPLNEVLVDFYDRLKSISRGYASMDYEYSDYRMSDLVKMDIMIHSEPVDAFSSIVHRSKAISRGRQMCESLKDVIPRQAFPVAIQAALGGKIIARETIKAYRKDVTAKCYGGDISRKRKLLERQKEGKKKLKSIGKVSIPQEAFIAVLKTKQE from the coding sequence ATGGCTAATCTTTCACATATTCGTAATTTTTCGATTATCGCTCACATCGACCATGGCAAATCGACACTGGCCGACCGCATCCTGCAACTCACCGGTGCAATTGAGGAGCGTAAAATGAAAGAGCAGGTGCTTGATGCAATGGATCTGGAGCGCGAGCGCGGGATCACCATTAAAGCGCATCCGGTGTCGATGCCGTATAAAGCGCAAGACGGGAAAACCTATCTGTTTAATCTAATCGACACACCCGGACATGTTGACTTTTCATATGAAGTGTCACGCAGTCTGCAGGCGTGTGAAGGTGCAATTCTTGTTGTCGATGCGGCACAGGGCGTTGAAGCGCAGACGGTGTCAAACGCATTTCTGGCCGCGGATCAGCATCTGACAATCGTGCCGGTGCTAAATAAGATCGAGCTGCCGAATGCACGGCCGAAAGAGGTTGCACAGCAGATTGAGGATCTGTTGGCGATTGATGTGAGCGAGTGCATTGCTGTCAGCGCCAAAACCGGCGAGGGGATTGAAAACGTTTTAGAGGCAATTGTTGCCCGAATTCCGGCGCCAAAGCCACCGGCGGATCATTCAACGCGCGGTCTGGTATTCGATTCAAAGTATGATGCATTTCGTGGCGTAGTCGTTTACCTGCGTCTGTTCAGCGGAAGCCTGAAGCCCGGTGAAAAAGTCCATATGATGGGAACAGGGCAGGAGTACGAAATTAAAGAAGTCGGCGTATTCACGCCCGATCCGGAAATTCGTAAAGAACTGGTCGAGGGCAGCGTTGGTTATGTGATTGCCAATATTAAGGATTCCGCGGAAATTCAAATCGGCGATACCATGACATCAGCGAAATATCCGGCAGATAAAGCACTGCCGGGTTTCAAGGAGATTCATCCGATGGTCTTCGCCGGAATTTATCCAATCGAAACCAGCGATTATGAAAAGCTCGGTAAGAGTTTGGATAAACTGCGGTTGAATGATGCGGCGTTGACCTATCAGGCGGAGTCATCTGTCGCGCTCGGATTCGGATTCCGGTGCGGTTTTCTCGGACTGCTTCACATGGAAATTGTGCAGGAACGTTTGCGGCGCGAATTTGATTTAGACATCATTGCGTCATATCCGAATGTCATCTACCGCATTCTTTTGAAAGATAGCGAGTTGCTGGAAATTGATAATCCGACACTGTTGCCGGATCCGGCGTTGATTGAAAACATGGAAGAGCCGTTCATTAAAGCAACCATTATTACGCCGACATCCTGCATGGGCGATATGATGCAGCTTGTGATGGAAAAACGCGGCGACATCACACATACCGACTCAATCGATTCACAACGCGTGATGCTGACATGTGATCTGCCGCTGAATGAAGTTTTGGTTGATTTTTATGACCGGCTGAAAAGCATCAGCCGCGGTTATGCATCGATGGACTATGAATATTCCGATTACCGGATGTCCGATCTTGTCAAAATGGACATCATGATTCACAGCGAACCGGTTGATGCATTTTCAAGTATCGTACATCGCTCAAAGGCAATTTCGCGCGGACGGCAAATGTGTGAATCGTTGAAAGATGTCATTCCGCGTCAGGCGTTTCCGGTGGCGATCCAGGCGGCGCTCGGTGGAAAAATTATCGCACGCGAAACGATTAAAGCGTACCGCAAAGATGTGACGGCTAAATGTTACGGCGGCGATATTTCACGCAAACGCAAACTGCTCGAACGGCAGAAAGAGGGCAAGAAAAAACTGAAGAGTATTGGTAAAGTCAGCATCCCGCAGGAAGCGTTTATTGCCGTACTAAAAACAAAACAGGAATGA
- the rpe gene encoding ribulose-phosphate 3-epimerase, giving the protein MSKIEIMPSILAADIGNLEAAVRMCETCGADQIHVDVMDGVFVPNISMGPAIVEMADRVTDLPLDVHLMLLRPQNYVDAFIKAGADSLMIHIEAECDAETTLKKIRDLGCKSGLTLSPDTQVDAVLPFLEKGLVDEVLVMSVHPGFGGQSYIAAVENKVADVRRRFPEILISIDGGIDLNTVKPAAAHGANLFVAGTSLFKAPDMKAAILQMRTNAENVYCSAI; this is encoded by the coding sequence ATGTCAAAAATTGAAATTATGCCGTCGATTCTGGCTGCGGATATAGGCAACCTTGAAGCTGCCGTGCGGATGTGTGAAACATGCGGTGCCGATCAGATTCATGTTGATGTAATGGATGGCGTTTTTGTACCGAATATCAGCATGGGGCCTGCGATAGTTGAAATGGCTGACCGTGTAACGGATCTGCCGCTGGATGTCCATTTGATGCTGCTTCGCCCGCAGAATTATGTAGATGCGTTTATTAAAGCCGGTGCAGACTCGTTGATGATTCATATCGAAGCAGAATGCGATGCTGAAACAACACTGAAAAAAATCCGCGATCTCGGATGCAAAAGTGGACTCACTCTGAGCCCGGACACACAGGTTGATGCAGTACTGCCATTTCTTGAAAAAGGATTAGTGGATGAGGTGCTGGTAATGTCGGTCCATCCCGGATTCGGCGGGCAGAGTTATATCGCAGCGGTGGAAAATAAAGTTGCGGATGTCCGCCGGCGTTTTCCTGAAATTCTGATTTCGATTGACGGCGGTATTGATCTTAACACTGTTAAGCCGGCAGCGGCACACGGTGCTAATCTGTTTGTGGCAGGGACATCGCTGTTTAAAGCGCCGGATATGAAAGCGGCCATTTTACAAATGCGCACGAATGCAGAGAACGTCTATTGTTCCGCGATCTAA